One Ensifer adhaerens genomic window, CGGCATCGAACGCGCCGACATCGACCGCGTCGCACGCACGGCCTTCGCCCGCTAAGGCGATCTACACAGACTGAGTAACTTGCCCAAGCGCCTGCATCTCCTGCGGGCGCTTTTGCCTTGTGCGGCCTTGTGAACGAAGCGTGAGCCCCGCTCCTGTGCAGCCGCGTTGCCTCATTTCCTCAAAATCAATGCTGACAGAATCTGGCAGGGGTCGCGCGTAAAGTAGTCCCATGATCAGAGATCGAGGGATGACCATGTCGGCGAATTTGTTTCAGACAGGCGGTGCGGCTAAGCCGGGCGAGCGCAATTTCTGGATCGGCGCGGTCTCCGGCGACGATATGCATGACGCATACGAAAGTGGCCTCTCGCGCTACGGTTTCGGCAATGTCCAGTCGATGACGCGCGTCAAGGCAGGCGACGGTTTCGTCGGCTATTCGCCGAACGCCGCTTTCTGCGGCAGAGGCGCGCTTCCTTGCTTCACCGCCATCGGGACGATCAAGGAGCGCCTTCCCTATTTCTTTGCCATGGGCGGTGTTGCTCCCCACCGCGGCGACGTCGATTGGGCCGACAGCATCGAGGCGCCGGTCCGGCCGTGGCTCGACAGCCTGGAATTTGCCGAAGGCAACCGCAACTGGGATCAGAAGCTTCGTTTCGGCTATCTCGCCATCAGCGAACGCGATTTTCGCGTGATCGCGCGGGCGATGCACGCCGATGTCCGGACGGTGTTCCCGAAAACGCCAGCATTTCGGCAGCAATTGGCCGGGTGACGAAGGACCTCCGGCCTACGTCGCGCCCATTGCCTCCTCAGGTGTGTCGGACGGTTGCTCCACGGAGCCGGCCGGCACACTCGCATACATGCCGGTCGTTCTGAATTCGGTGGGGCTGAGCCCGAAGGACCGGCGGAAGACCTTGGCGAAATAGTTGGGATCTTCGAAGCCGGAGAGGATCGCCACCTCCTTGACCGGCAGGCTCGCTGTTTTCGTCAGCAGTTTCACCGCACGTTGCAAGCGCTTTTGCAGCACGTATTCGGCCGGCGCCATGCCTTCGCTGGCGGCAAAGACGCGGGAGAAATGGGCGCGGCTTAAGCCCGAGACGCGCGCCAGTTCCTCCACCGGAAGCGGGTTCTGCAGATTGTTCATGAT contains:
- a CDS encoding EVE domain-containing protein — translated: MSANLFQTGGAAKPGERNFWIGAVSGDDMHDAYESGLSRYGFGNVQSMTRVKAGDGFVGYSPNAAFCGRGALPCFTAIGTIKERLPYFFAMGGVAPHRGDVDWADSIEAPVRPWLDSLEFAEGNRNWDQKLRFGYLAISERDFRVIARAMHADVRTVFPKTPAFRQQLAG